The following coding sequences are from one Cenarchaeum symbiosum A window:
- a CDS encoding HEAT repeat (COG1413) has protein sequence MESRYESADAGYFVGLLSSDDYVVRTRATCVLVDLGGEDKVHHIAGVLKNDPNELVRHEAAFSLGQMGHASCVPHLEDATLNDPSMFVRHEAAIALGVVGNKDARTALTKALDDPEEPVVESAVVALSNIDFMEKISKNEKFAKLTGG, from the coding sequence ATGGAATCAAGGTACGAGAGCGCCGACGCAGGCTACTTTGTGGGCCTGCTCTCCTCTGACGACTATGTAGTCAGGACCCGCGCCACGTGCGTGCTAGTAGACCTCGGCGGAGAGGACAAGGTCCACCACATAGCCGGCGTGCTCAAAAACGACCCAAACGAGCTGGTCCGGCACGAGGCGGCATTCTCGCTGGGCCAGATGGGCCATGCCAGCTGCGTGCCCCACCTGGAGGACGCGACACTCAACGACCCGAGCATGTTTGTGCGGCACGAGGCGGCAATTGCCCTCGGCGTAGTAGGGAACAAAGACGCCCGCACTGCGCTCACAAAGGCGCTCGACGACCCGGAAGAGCCCGTGGTGGAATCTGCAGTAGTCGCCCTCTCAAATATCGACTTTATGGAAAAGATAAGCAAGAATGAAAAGTTCGCCAAGCTCACCGGCGGCTAG
- a CDS encoding thiol-disulfide isomerase (COG0526): MPATVGETAPNLRISEWVQGLPTNIDQEKDHVVLVEVFQVNCPGCFIYAMPEAIKLYNEYQDDGFRVLGLATAFEDFDKNTLENLRMLAETGEVVGDTLQSLGGMGHLDGNKLTFKIPFPLAMDSLDSTGGEMDHDKMMAMIYPQIPDFDSRPEQFKQEIIERVRDYARSKLYSAGTFEEYSLRGTPSSILVDRKGILRDVSFGQNPGLESSIKKLVAE; encoded by the coding sequence ATGCCAGCAACTGTGGGGGAGACGGCGCCCAACCTGAGGATCTCCGAATGGGTCCAGGGGCTGCCCACCAATATAGACCAGGAAAAGGACCATGTGGTGCTAGTGGAGGTATTCCAGGTCAACTGCCCGGGGTGCTTTATCTATGCGATGCCCGAGGCGATCAAATTGTACAACGAGTACCAAGACGACGGGTTCCGGGTGCTCGGCCTGGCCACCGCGTTTGAGGACTTTGACAAGAACACGCTGGAGAACCTCCGGATGCTCGCCGAGACCGGCGAGGTGGTCGGCGATACGCTCCAGTCGCTGGGCGGGATGGGCCATCTAGACGGGAACAAGCTTACCTTCAAGATACCGTTTCCCCTTGCAATGGACTCTCTTGACAGCACGGGAGGCGAGATGGACCACGACAAGATGATGGCCATGATATACCCGCAGATACCGGACTTTGATTCAAGGCCCGAGCAGTTCAAGCAGGAGATCATCGAGAGGGTCCGGGACTATGCCCGGTCCAAGCTGTACTCGGCGGGCACGTTTGAGGAATATTCCCTGCGGGGCACCCCGTCCTCGATACTAGTCGATAGAAAGGGAATCCTGCGGGACGTCTCGTTTGGCCAGAACCCGGGCCTCGAGTCGAGCATCAAAAAGCTTGTAGCCGAATAG